A part of Oncorhynchus gorbuscha isolate QuinsamMale2020 ecotype Even-year linkage group LG09, OgorEven_v1.0, whole genome shotgun sequence genomic DNA contains:
- the LOC124044280 gene encoding LOW QUALITY PROTEIN: interferon-induced GTP-binding protein Mx-like (The sequence of the model RefSeq protein was modified relative to this genomic sequence to represent the inferred CDS: inserted 2 bases in 1 codon), producing the protein MFQDQLAEKVRPFIDLIDYMRSIGIDKELPLPTIAVVGDQSSGKSSVLETLSGVALPRGTGIVTRCPLLLKLCNDRTVKWEAVISYGGKVFEFDEPSEVVRQVEQAQNALAGKGVGICEALITLKXSSTVCDLSLIDLPGITRVAVKGQPEDIGVQINNLILKFIKNKRTIILAVVPCNVDIATTEALKMAQQVDPEGTRTLAILTKPDLIDPGAEKNVLEIVHNRVIFLGMGYVIVKCRGQKQIDENMSITHAIEEELEFFRNHEHFRSLVREEKATTKCLAKKLTNALFKQIKTYLPQMSEKIKEQLGEVKHSLSKLEDGPPLEPEEKRKYLIQVITDFNEQITQLSKGDIIVEENLFELMRKEFTEWMKCLEYDKSNYHKVVQQVVDEYDQEHRGSELSGFSNYRVFKRVVQKLVAELKTPAMTTLQKIRDMVQKQFDHLSRESFKNYPYLHLVSKKNIETIQEKQSNIVKERIVEQFEMEMQVYTQDEIFNKVMLEAETHILEEGEIAEDKEQDTRSKYPGLLKAYYEIVVQRLADQVPMMICYFILKQSAKIVCSEMLDLLHRDDTDNILQEDSEIGQYRAKLQAQADRLILANEKISSF; encoded by the exons ATGTTCCAGGACCAGCTGGCGGAGAAGGTCCGGCCCTTCATAGACTTAATAGACTACATGAGATCCATAGGGATAGATAAGGAGCTGCCTCTGCCAACCATTGCTGTGGTGGGAGACCAGAGTTCAGGAAAGAGCTCTGTGCTTGAGACCCTATCTGGGGTGGCGCTGCCCAGAGGGACTG GTATTGTCACCAGGTGCCCACTGCTACTTAAACTCTGTAACGACAGGACAGTGAAATGGGAGGCTGTCATCTCATACGGAGGGAAAGTCTTTGAGTTTGACGAACCTTCAGAAGTCGTGAGACAAGTTGAACAAG CTCAGAACGCGTTAGCTGGAAAGGGAGTGGGGATATGTGAAGCCCTGATCACTCTAAA ATCCTCCACGGTGTGTGACCTCAGTCTGATTGACTTACCAGGGATCACCAGGGTGGCTGTGAAAGGACAACCAGAAGACATTGGAGTCCAA ATCAATAATCTCATTTTGAAATTCATAAAGAATAAGAGAACCATTATTTTGGCGGTGGTACCATGTAATGTTGACATAGCAACAACAGAGGCTCTGAAAATGGCACAACAAGTGGATCCTGAAGGCACAAGAACTCTGG CCATTCTGACAAAGCCAGACCTGATAGACCCGGGAGCAGAGAAGAATGTGTTGGAAATTGTCCACAATAGAGTCATCTTTCTCGGCATGGGCTATGTCATTGTGAAATGTCGTGGTCAAAAGCAAATTGATGAAAACATGTCAATAACCCATGCGATTGAGGAGGAGTTGGAATTCTTCCGAAATCACGAGCACTTCAG ATCCCTCGTGCGTGAGGAGAAGGCAACCACCAAGTGCCTAGCCAAAAAGCTCACCAATGCCCTGTTCAAACAGATCAAG ACATATCTGCCCCAGATGTCAGAGAAGATAAAGGAGCAGCTGGGGGAGGTAAAGCATTCGTTGAGTAAATTAGAGGACGGGCCTCCCCTTGAACCTGAAGAGAAGAGGAAGTACCTCATTCAG GTCATAACAGATTTCAATGAGCAGATTACCCAACTGTCCAAAGGGGATATTATCGTTGAGGAGAATCTATTTGAGCTCATGCGAAAGGAATTTACAGAGTGGATGAAATGTTTGGAATATGACAAATCAAACT ACCACAAAGTAGTGCAACAAGTGGTGGATGAATATGATCAGGAGCACAGGGGAAGTGAGCTGTCAGGTTTCAGTAACTACAGGGTATTTAAACGTGTTGTTCAGAAACTAGTGGCTGAACTTAAGACACCAGCCATGACGACACTACAGAAGATCAGAG ACATGGTGCAAAAGCAATTTGATCATTTGTCCAGAGAGAGCTTTAAGAATTATCCTTATCTTCATCTGGTCTCAAAG AAAAACATTGAAACAATCCAGGAAAAGCAGTCAAACATAGTGAAGGAGAGGATCGTGGAGCAGTTTGAGATGGAGATGCAGGTCTACACACAGGATGAAATCTTCAACAAAGTTATGCTGGAGGCGGAAACACATATTCTAGAGGAGGGGGAAATAGCAGAAGACAAAGAGCAAGACACCAGGAGCAAGTACCCTGGGCTGCTCAAGGCATACTATGAG ATTGTGGTGCAAAGACTGGCTGACCAGGTGCCCATGATGATCTGTTACTTCATCCTGAAGCAGTCAGCCAAGATTGTGTGCAGTGAAATGCTGGATCTGCTACACAGAGACGACACTGATAACATCCTACAGGAGGATTCAGAGATCGGACAGTATCGTGCAAAGTTGCAGGCCCAAGCGGATCGCCTTATACTGGCCAATGAGAAAATCAGCAGCTTCTGA